In Pseudoalteromonas nigrifaciens, the sequence TAGTGCCGCTCGATCTAAAATATCTGCAAGTACATTGCTTTCAACATTCTTATTTATTGGTTCATTCAGAGCATTCTTAAGCATAGAAATTTCATCATTAACTTGGTTTATTATATGCCCTAATTGGTCTGTTTTTAAAAATTCATGCATTCCTTATATCCTATACTAAACATCAAAAAGGTATTTAAACTGTAAGCGTCTAGCGAACCACACCTAGCATCGATGTTCTGATTATCTAAAAATACCTGCTCAATGATAAATTCGGAGCAGGTGATGAAAACTTACAGAACAAGCGCACAGTGGCAGCAGCTTTTGCTGAAACGCAGTACGTTTAGTGGTACTAATATTGAATTCTGCCAACACCATAATGTCGCTATTACGACTTATTATAAACAACGTGCTTTACTGGCAAAAGACCAGCCTAATTCCACCTTGCCAGTGCACACGCAGTGCCTTACATCATCACGTTTTGTCCAGGTAAAACAAACTACTGAAGTCTGCGCGCAAACTCGTCAAAATACGCTGCAGTTTGATACGCTAACCGGCCAACTCACGTTTCCTATCGATTTAGCGACGGCCGATATCGTTGCCATTATTAAAGGGCTAACGGTATGAGGATGTTCGTTGATGTACCCACCGTCTATTTATGTGCCGATGCCGTTGATTTTCGAAAATCAATTAATGGTCTGGCGGCGTTGGTGGAAGCAGAGCTTGAACTACCCGTGCTCAGTGGTGCGCTATTTGTGTTTTGTAATAAAGGCCGTGACAAACTCAAACTGCTTTACTGGGATAACACCGGTTTTGCACTGTGGTATAAGCGATTAGATAAGCATAAGTTCAAATGGCCCAAACTCATGTCACCCACCATGACCTTAAGCGAGCAGCAATTACACTGGTTATTATCGGGTTATGATGTGATTGGACACAGTAAAATTGATGTCGCAGGTAAGCAAATGCTTTAATATTTGCGATCGATTGATGATCATCAAAGTGAGTTCAGTTAGCACTGCAAAGCCTTTGATGATGCCTTAAAATAGGCGTCATGAAAAATGAACTCGCCCTTAAACAGCGCATTGCTGAACTTGAAAAACTGTTAGCGCAGAAGGATGCCCAGATTGCGGCATTGGAAGAGCGCTGGAGCTTGGCCCAACAAAAACAATTCGGCAAAAGTGCTGAAGGCTTTGCCGGGCAAGGCGAGTTATTCAATGAAGTGGAAGAAATTGTTGAGGAAGTTGAGGCAGAGCAACAATCCATTAGCTATACCCGTAAAAAGCCGGTGCGTAAGCCACTGCCAAAAGACTTACCTCGTGAGCAAGTTATTCACGACATCATCGACAAAACCTGTGATTGCTGTGGCGGTGAGCTACATAAAATGGGTGAAGATAAGTCAGAAAAGCTTGAGTTCATACCCGCTAAAATCAAAGTGATTGAGCATATTAGGCCTAAATACGCCTGCCGTCACTGTGATAAATCCTCAACTCAGACACAGATTAAACAAGCCTCAATGCCTGCCATGCCCATCAACAAAGGCATTGCAACCAGCAGTTTGCTCAGTCAGCTTATCACCAGTAAATACCAATACGGGTTACCGCTGTATCGCCAGGAAGCGATGTTTAAGCAATACGGTATTGAACTCAGTCGACAGACCATGAGCAGCTGGATAGACAAATCAGCCACACTCTTCGCGCCATTAGTTGAACGGCTTAAAGCCGAGCTGTTAAGGCAACCCACGCTGTTTGCCGATGAAACGCCATTAAAGGTGGTGAAATCGGACAAAGTAAACAGTTACATGTGGGTGTATTGCTCGGGTCGAGATTCACCAGACCCGAATAATCCTATCCCTAATATCGTACTTTACGACTTCCACAATAGTCGCGCGGCCGCCTGCGTGGTCAATTATCTTGATGGATATCAAGGGTACTTGCACGTGGATGGCTATCAAGCCTATGCCAGAACAGAGGCAACCTTAATCGGCTGCTGGGCGCATGCTCGTCGTAAATTTATCGACGCGAAAAAGCTACAAGGTAAAAACAAAACCGGCAAAGCGGATGTGGTATTGAGCCTTATCCAAAAACTGTACGGCGTTGAGTCACGCATCAAAGATAAAAGTGTGGATGACAAATATACGGCAAGACAAGAGGTTAGCCTGCCTATTCTTAGCAAGCTAAAAATATGGCTTGAGCAGGATCAGCCAAATTTAGTGGGGAACAGCAAACTGATAGAGGCAGCTAATTACCTGGCAAATCAATGGCACAAGCTCATACGCTATGTTGATGATGGCCGACTTAGCATCGATAATAATAGAGCAGAACGCGCGGTAAAACCGTTTGTGATAGGCCGAAAGAATTGGTTATTTAGCCAAACGGCTAACGGTGCCCATGCTAGTGCCACCCTTTACAGCATTGTGGAAACCGCCAAGATAAATGGTCTAATCCCATTTAATTACATCTGTGCTTGCCTTGATGAACTGTGCCAGCCTGAGCCCGATATCGACAGCTTGTTACCCTGGAATTTTAAAACATAGGTGTAGTTCGCTAGACGCTCACGTTATATCTTTGCATGTACGCAACATATTTTTGGTGTTAGGGGTTATATCTTTGCATGTACGCAACATATTTTTGGTGTTGAGAGCTTGTACCTTTGTATGTACATAACATATTCTTGGTGTTTTATTTATTTGTAGGGCTATATTCGTCGTATTTTATGGGAAGTTATTAAAAATAGGTCTACATTACATATTTTTGGTGTTATTGAGAGCACATACCAAAAATATGTAATATGCTTTTTAATATGGAATATCTAAATTATCTATAGTCAGTTTATTCGCAATATCTATTTCTTCTTTGCTGGATGCTTGTTCTGCGCGGTTATTACGCCTTTCAATCAAGGTTGTAGCTATTTTATTAGATAGCTTCTCATTACCAGTGTAATTGTATGCAGAAAGTAACAGTTTAAGTTCTGCAGTTGATAATTTTTTACCATTGCCTTCAGACTTTAATTGCTGCCTTTTAAGCTCTAGCTTTTTAATAGTTGTAATAGCATCGCGTTCATTAAATTCCTCAATATTGCCTTTTGTTATCCAACTCATAAGGAATTTGATAGCTATATACATTCTAATAACATTTACACTTCATAAGCTCAAGTGCTGAATAAATACACCAGCCCATATTAAAGTTGCGATGATAACGCTCACCATCACAGCCAAAGAGCCTAAGTCTTTCGCTAAACCTGACAGCGGATGAATTTCCGCGCCAATTCTATCGACTACTGCCTCAATAGCGGTATTGAAGATTTCTGCCAACAATACGAATAATAAAGCGCACCAAAGAAACACGTACTCAAAAAGTGAAAATGGAAAGAATAAACAGCCCACAACGAGAAGAACTGACAGCCAGAATTCTTGTTTAAACGCTGCTTCATTTGCTATCAGCCATTTAAACGCTCTGAGTGAATGCCCCGCTGCTAGGTATATTCGTTTTATTCCCGTCGGCTTTTGCTTAGTACCCATTGATTGGCTCCTGTTGGCTATTCTTAGCATTAGGTTTGGAATTAGGAAAGTGTAAGGTACGAAACACTACCGCGGCTATCAAACAAATGATTAACCATGACAACGTCATCGTTGTTAGTGTGTGACTTAAAAAATGGTCACCTATCGCCATCTTATAACTCCCCATAATCCAGCCAGTAGAAACAGCAAACGCTATCGCAATACATTGGTATTTCGGACGATAAAACAAAAAGAATAATGACATTAAGGCAAAACCACCGCTGGCATGACCCGCAGGAAAGCACTTGTACTTTTTAGTTGACTCAAACGATTCAGGCATTAATTCAAACGCCTTAACATAAGGGACATCGCCGCCATATAGTTCAAGCTGCGCAGGACAAGCACCATTGGTTGTTGCTTTTAAACCGCCGATGACTGACGGCACTAACATCAAAGAGAAAATAACCACTAATAATCGCTTTTGAAAGTGCTTAGAGTACTTGCGTCTACAAGCGATAACGTAAAAAGCAATGAGCGACAGTGCCAACAAAATAATGCTGTATTTAGGCAACAAGTAAAAAATAAAACGATAAGGCTCTTCATATTTATCAATTAACCACGTTTGGTTGGATGCATTGAATAACAAATTTTGAAGCCAAATATCGCTATTTGTTGTTTCAAATAAAAAAGCAATAAGCGTTAATGCATACATTGAATAAAGCAGGTGTTTACTCAAGTTCAAAACAATTCTCCATTTGCAAGGTGTTCCCTACTACCACTTCTATGGTCGAGTGGTGAATACCGTATTGAGCTGCGAGCAAATCTTTAATTGGCTTAAGATCTTGGAATTGTTCCATCGTTTTTAAGTTAACACTGGTTTCTAAATACACTTCGCTATCATCTAATTGCCACACATGAATGTGTCTTACTTTTTCAACATTCTCCATTGATTCGATATCCTTACAAATCTTATCGATATCGATATCAACGGGGACCGCTTGCATTAAAATACGAATACTTTGCTTAGCTAAAATAATACCGTGGTACACCACATAAACCGAGATAAGTATGGTTGCCAATAAATCGACAACATACCATTGATATAAAATGATCAAACTACCCGCAACAATGACAACGACAGAAGCAAAGGCATCAGATAAATTATGAATAAATGCCGCTCTGAGATTCAAGTTATTCTTCGCGCCTGCTTGATAAGTCAACCACGCGGTTATGGAATCAATCACTAAGGCTATTGTCGCAATCCAAACAACAATCCAACCATCAATAGGTTGAGGGTTAAAGTACTTCTCAACTGCGGCATAAATGAGATATATACCAAGAATAATAAGGGTAGTACTGTTGATTAATGCCCCGATAATTTCAGCCCGTTTAAAACCAAAAGTCATTTGGCTATTAGCGGGTTTTCTTGCAATTTTTCTCGCAACAATCGCAATAACGATAGCGCCTGCATCACTGAGGTTATGAAGCGCATCAGCAATCAAGGATAAACTACCTGATAAAACCCCGCCGATAACTTGGGCCACAGTAAGTAAAATATTGATAAATACTGCCATGCTTAATTTTCCGTCATGGTTATGTGCATGGCTGTGCGTATGGTTATTATTTGACATTTACTCTTCCTCTTGCATAACAAATAGTGGTGATGGCGCTTTTTCAGGCAATGACATATCTGTGCTGATATTTAACGCATGTAGTAAAGAAAAAGAAAAAGCATCGTGAGAACTTTCTTTTTTACTTTGTTTGACCGTACTTTCCATATCAACGTGTGATGAAGAGCCGAACCAAGCAATTAAAGGTACATGAGTCTGTTCTTCAGGCGCCAGCATGTAAGGCATACCATGTAAGTAGAGTCCGTTCTTACCTAACGATTCACCATGATCGCCAATATAAAACATGGCAGTTTCAAAGTTGGTATTGTTCTCTTCTAATAAATTAATGGTTTCATTGATAAAGTAATCGGTATAGAGAATGGCATTATCATACGCATTAACAATTTCGCTAGTTTCACAGGCGGAGAGTTCGCTTGTTTGACAGGCAGGAGTGAACTTCTCAAAGTCTTTGGGGTATCGTTTGTAATATGCCGGGCCGTGGTTGCCCATTTGATGAAGCACTATGAGTACACTACCTTCTTGATCATCAATATACCCCTGTAAACCGTCTAACATACCAATGTCACGACACTCTATATCGCACACTGAATTTAGCTCAGGTGATTTGAAATTTTGGTATTCGACACGATCTGCGACGCCTTTTGAACTAGAGTTATTGTCTCGCCAAAGGACACTTACCCCGGCTTTGGAAATAACATCTAATACGTTTTGTGTTCGCCGTGCTTTTTTATTATCAAATGACTCTCGGTTATCGAATGAAAACATACAAGGGACCGAAATCGCGGTTGATGTGCCACAAGCATAGAATTTATCAAAACTAATTAAATCATCTCTTTGAGCTAATAATGGTGTAGTTTCTCGTTTATAGCCATTTATAGAAAGATTACCCGCATGGACAGTTTCACCGACAATGACAATGTAGAGTTTTTTATGCGACTCTTTATCAATATCATTGGCAGAGTTTACTACCATTAAAAATTCGTTATTTTCTTGCTGTTCAAGCACGTCCTTGAGGAAAAATCCCGTAGAGTAAATGGGATAGATAGGATTTAAGTAAAATCTTAATGGCTTGTGTTCTCTAAAGAAATTAGTGAATTGAGCACTAAAAATATAAAGTGAAACAGTAATTACACCAAGTGCCATGATGGTATTACTTATTTGTAGCCAACAGTTTTTTGTCCATGACGATTTATCTATTTTGACCATAAAAAGGCAAGCTATAGGTACTATGGCTAACAACAAAACAGTTAAAAAATACTCAAATGACAGTAAGTCAGTTGCTTCATCGATATTCGTTTCAGCAATGTTTTGAATCATTACATTATCAATGATGGTGCCAAAGCTATCGGTATAATAACCAGCCATGGCAGATAAGAGTAAAAGACTGCTCAGTACTATTCGAACGGGAATGATAATACTGAAAAATGACACAATAATGGTTAATACACTCATTACCACAAGAGTCAGCGCGATAATAAAACCTTGATTATCTTGCCACGGGTATACCGAATTAACTTGTTCAAAAAATGTAGAATTGCCCGTCACTATAATAAATAGCACGGTGGCGATAATAAGGAGGTTTGGCGAATAATTGAAAAACGACAGCTTTTTCATCATTATTCCCTAAATTTAGGATGCAAAAATTCGAAGCTAATAAAAGCCTACTATTGAATCTCTGCATCGAGTGAAAATGACTGGCTAAGCCCTGCTTTTGACAAGAGCTTAGCTAGTAGCGATTTATAGTGCTATCAAATTAGTTACTTACTTTATTAATTTGTAAGTTAATGAGTAAGTCACTAAGTTATCTAGCGCGTTAGTCTCTAAGATCTTTGATTTTGGCTTTTGAGAACCAAGCATATAAAACCGGTAACACAAACAAGGTGAGTAACGTTGCAGTAACCAAACCGCCAACAATAACACTCGCCAGTGGTCGTTGAATTTCAGCGCCAACTCCATTGGACATCAGCATTGGAATTAAACCTAACGCAGAAGTAATGGCGGTCATTAATACTGGACGTAAACGAGATACTGCCCCATCAAAAACAGCTTTTGAGGTGTCTATACCATCTTTTACCAGCTGGTTAATGCTTTCTACCATGACTACACCATTAAGCACGGCGACACCAAACAAAGTGATAAAGCCGACTGAACTTGGCACTGACAAGTATTGACCTGAAATATACAGTGAGAAAATACCACCTATAACGGCCAAGGGTACATTCACTAAAATAAGCATCGCTTGACCAACAGAGCCAAAGGCGAAATAAAGTAGCAAGGCAATTAGTGCCAATGATAGAGGCACTACCACTGATAGTCGCTGCTGCGCACGTTGTTGGTTTTCAAATTGACCACCAATCACTACAGAATAACCTGCAGGTAAATCTACTTTGCTATCAATAACTGCACGAATGTCGCTAACAACACTTCCCATGTCTCGACCTTGAACATTGGCTTGAATTACCACGCGTCGCTGTACATCATCACGTCGCACTTGTGGTGGGCCAGATTCAAAACTGACGGTAGCAATATCGCCTAAACGTACCCAAGCACCCGTAGGTGATTGTATTCTCAGATCTGCAATAGCTTCTTGGTTATCACGGTATTTTTCTTCAATGCGAACATAAATATCATAACGTTCATTACCATTGATTATTTGGCCAGCGCTAACGCCACCGATACCGTTTTTAACCACTTCCATGACATCGCCAACTGACAAACCAAAACGTGACAATTGCTGTCTTTTCGGTTTAATCACTAACTGTGCTTCACCAGCGATTTGCTCTAAGGCTACATCTCTTGCGCCATCAATTTGTTTGATTGCCGCTTCAATTTCTTGACCTTTGCTCGCCAACATATCTAATTCTGGTCCAAACAATTTAATGGCAAGTTGCGCTTTAACTCCTGACAGTAATTCATCTACACGAGTCGCTATGGGCTGTGAAAAGTTAAGTAATAACCCTGGGAATTGCTCAAGTTTCTCTTCCATTAAACCTTGTAATTCAACGCGATTTTTGGCACTTGTCCATTCTGAAACAGGTTTTAAGCCAATGTAAATTTCGATGTTATTAACTGGTTCAGGATCACCGCCGATTTCAGCACGTCCAATTCGACTTAGGGTATATTCAACTTCGGGGAACTCCATTAACTTTTCTTCAAGAATTGGAGCAACCGACAAGGCTGTTTCTAAACTTGCTGATGGCGCTAATGTTGCTCTTAGGTTAATGGTACCCTCTTCTAATTCTGGTACAAATTCAGTCCCTATTTGAGGTATTAAAGATGCTGCACCCACAAGTAACAATAATGAAGCAATAATAACTACTTTCGTGTGTTTCATCGCGGCTTTGAGGCCTTTTCGATAAAGCTTATCTAATGGTTTTAAGACAAAACTTTCTCTTTCTTTAACGCCTTTATTAAACATAAAGGTTGCTAAGGCTGGAACCACAAACAGTGCCACTAAAATAGCCGAAATAACCGCTAAAATAATACTGATAGCCATCGGCTGGAACAATTTAGCTTCCACTCCTTCAAAGCTAAATAACGGTGTAAATACCACTAAAATAATAGAGGCAGCAAAAAATACCGGGCGTGCAACTTCTTTTCCTGCTTCTTTTAATCGTAGAGGAATGCCTTCTTTATCATGTTCTACATCGTGGGGATCAGCATCTGTGCCTAACGTTCTCGCTTGCGCATTTTTGTAATGTGTTGAATCAGGTCTATTAAGGTGTTTGAACATGTTTTCAACCATCACAACAGAGCCATCAACCAACATACCAATAGCAACAGCGATACCACCTAACGACATTAAGTTTGCCGATAAACCTATCCAAGACATCACCATTAAGGCGATAGCGATTGAAATAGGAATTGAAATTAACACTAAAAAGGTTGCGCGTAAGTTCATTAAAAACAGAGCAAGTACGATAGCGATAAATATAAATGCCAGCGCTAATGCTTGCACTACAGTATCAACTGCTTTAGTAATTAAATCTGCCTGATCGTAGAAAGGTTCAAAACGTACGCCTTCAGGTAGTGCTTGGTTGATCATTGGAATACGTGCACTTATACCGTCGATTGTCGCTTTAGTATTTGCGCCCATACGTTTCAATACGATACCTGAAACCACTTCACCTAAGTTTTCAATGTTACCCTGTGCATCTCTGCGCGTCATAGTAACTGCGCCTTGGCGTATTTCACTACCCAGCGAAACCTTGGCTACATCTTCGATAGTCACCACAGTACCATCAACCGTTTTAACCGGTACTTGTCTAATATCAGCTAAACCTGCTTCGCCACTATTAAACCAACCTGTGCCACGAATAACTAATTGCTCTTGTCCACGGTTCATGTACCAACCGCCAACATTGGCATTGTTGTTATCGAGTGCAGTAACAATATCGTCTTGCGTTAACTCATATGATAATAATTTACTTGGCTCAATGTTGACTTGATACTGTCTGACGTTGCCGCCAAAAGATAAGACGTCGGTAACACCATCTACCGGCATAACCAATAACTTTACTATCCAATCGTTCAAGCTCCTTAAGGTCATAGAATCATAACCAGAATCTTTATCTGCAATTAACAAATACTGAAAAACTTGACCCAAACCTGAGGTGTTAGGTCCCATTGCTGGTGTGCCCACGCCTTGCGGAATTAACTCTTTTGCCGCTTGTAAACGCTCAAATACTAACTGGCGAGCAAAGTAGATGTCTGTGCCTTCTTTAAAGACAACAGTAACACCCGATAAACCCGTTTTTGAAATAGAGCGTACTTGCTCTACATCAGGCAACGCATACATTACTGCTTCAATGGGATAGGTTATTAACTGCTCTACTTCTTCAGCGGCTAAGCCCGGTGCTTCAGTATTAACCGCTACCTGAACATTGGTTACATCAGGAAAAGCATCTAAATTTAGTTTTGGGATCACCATAACAGAGCCTGCCATAGTAGCAATTAGGGCGATAATTACTAAGAGTCGATTATTGATCGACCAATCAATCATTTTATTAAACATAATCTTATTCCCCTAGTGGCCGTGCGGATCAAATCCGCCTTTTGCTATTTCTGACGCAACAAAAAAGGCACCTTTTGTTACCAAACGGGTATTAGGCTCAATACCGATAATTTGACGGTAATTGCCTAATGGCTGACCTAATTCAACTTCAACGGCTTTAAATTCACCAGAATGGTCTTCAACAAATACCGTCCAATCACCATCGGCACCACGCATTAATGCTGTTTCTGGTACTGCCATTACAGGGCTTTGCGTATCAAACTGAAAATTTACATTAACAAACATGCCTGAATGCAAACTGTCATCAGTATTTTCAACCGACAGTCTAACGATTCGGGTACGCGTACTTGGATCAATGGTATGTGCTTCTTGAATGACCTTGGCAACATGCACTTGCCCGGCAAACTCAACTTTTGCAATGGTGCCAATAGGAAGACTTAATTTTTTATTTGGCGAAACACGCGCTTCAACCCATAAGTCTTTTTCATCAGCCAATACCATGATTTTTTCACCGGCAGGCACACGTTGTCCTTGAGAGAAATCATCACTTAAAACCACACCAGAGCGCTGAGCGACTAAGGTATATTCACCAAGATTTGATGAGTTGTTTTTTACAATATCTTTAATGGCTGCTTTGGTTAAACCAAAGGCAGTTAATCGACCATAAGCTGAAATGTAATCTGTTTCACTGGCTAATAGGCGGCTTTCACTGACGGTGCCAAGGCCCAATTTTTTAGTTCGTTGCCACTCACTGTAAGCAACACGATATTGTGCTTGTGCTTCGGCCATTGATTCACTAAATAAGGTAACTAAAGACTGACCCTTAGTCACATGTTCACCTAAAATAGCATGACGACTGATCACTACCGATTCAGTACGTGAAGAGACAATGTAACTGGTATAACCGTTCCCTTTTATTTCTCCTGGTGCATAGATACTTTTAGCAAAAATTGCCGGCTTTAAGTTAGTCACTTTGATATTGGCGAGTGCCATTTTTTCTGGACTAAAACTTATGCCTTCTTCATGTTCTTCTTCAGCTGTTTCTTTACTCGCTGTTTCACTACCATGGTCATGACCGTCATCAGATTTCTCCTCCGCAGCATGGTCGTCTTTGCTTTCATCACTACCATGTTCATGACCACTTTCGTCATGCACTTCTTCACTTTCAGAGTCATGATCATGGTCAGTTTTTAATACGATGGATTGCTCTACTGCTGGCGTTTTTTCTAGAGCGGCATCGTTATATGATAATGCCGTAGTTGACACGACAGCTAAGCCAGTAAATAAACTACTTAGGGTAATGAGTTTTATTTTTTTCACTATTTTATGAGATGTTTTATCAGTTATTTTATTTTTCATTTTTAATTCCAAATTCTGTAACAATTCACGCTCATCAAGCCGCGTAAAGTGATATAATAGGTTTAGTTTAATAGCTTAGTTGCCGCATTTAATTGGCCTACAT encodes:
- a CDS encoding efflux RND transporter periplasmic adaptor subunit; translation: MKNKITDKTSHKIVKKIKLITLSSLFTGLAVVSTTALSYNDAALEKTPAVEQSIVLKTDHDHDSESEEVHDESGHEHGSDESKDDHAAEEKSDDGHDHGSETASKETAEEEHEEGISFSPEKMALANIKVTNLKPAIFAKSIYAPGEIKGNGYTSYIVSSRTESVVISRHAILGEHVTKGQSLVTLFSESMAEAQAQYRVAYSEWQRTKKLGLGTVSESRLLASETDYISAYGRLTAFGLTKAAIKDIVKNNSSNLGEYTLVAQRSGVVLSDDFSQGQRVPAGEKIMVLADEKDLWVEARVSPNKKLSLPIGTIAKVEFAGQVHVAKVIQEAHTIDPSTRTRIVRLSVENTDDSLHSGMFVNVNFQFDTQSPVMAVPETALMRGADGDWTVFVEDHSGEFKAVEVELGQPLGNYRQIIGIEPNTRLVTKGAFFVASEIAKGGFDPHGH
- a CDS encoding phosphoethanolamine transferase, giving the protein MMKKLSFFNYSPNLLIIATVLFIIVTGNSTFFEQVNSVYPWQDNQGFIIALTLVVMSVLTIIVSFFSIIIPVRIVLSSLLLLSAMAGYYTDSFGTIIDNVMIQNIAETNIDEATDLLSFEYFLTVLLLAIVPIACLFMVKIDKSSWTKNCWLQISNTIMALGVITVSLYIFSAQFTNFFREHKPLRFYLNPIYPIYSTGFFLKDVLEQQENNEFLMVVNSANDIDKESHKKLYIVIVGETVHAGNLSINGYKRETTPLLAQRDDLISFDKFYACGTSTAISVPCMFSFDNRESFDNKKARRTQNVLDVISKAGVSVLWRDNNSSSKGVADRVEYQNFKSPELNSVCDIECRDIGMLDGLQGYIDDQEGSVLIVLHQMGNHGPAYYKRYPKDFEKFTPACQTSELSACETSEIVNAYDNAILYTDYFINETINLLEENNTNFETAMFYIGDHGESLGKNGLYLHGMPYMLAPEEQTHVPLIAWFGSSSHVDMESTVKQSKKESSHDAFSFSLLHALNISTDMSLPEKAPSPLFVMQEEE
- the tnpB gene encoding IS66 family insertion sequence element accessory protein TnpB (TnpB, as the term is used for proteins encoded by IS66 family insertion elements, is considered an accessory protein, since TnpC, encoded by a neighboring gene, is a DDE family transposase.), with the translated sequence MRMFVDVPTVYLCADAVDFRKSINGLAALVEAELELPVLSGALFVFCNKGRDKLKLLYWDNTGFALWYKRLDKHKFKWPKLMSPTMTLSEQQLHWLLSGYDVIGHSKIDVAGKQML
- a CDS encoding efflux RND transporter permease subunit: MFNKMIDWSINNRLLVIIALIATMAGSVMVIPKLNLDAFPDVTNVQVAVNTEAPGLAAEEVEQLITYPIEAVMYALPDVEQVRSISKTGLSGVTVVFKEGTDIYFARQLVFERLQAAKELIPQGVGTPAMGPNTSGLGQVFQYLLIADKDSGYDSMTLRSLNDWIVKLLVMPVDGVTDVLSFGGNVRQYQVNIEPSKLLSYELTQDDIVTALDNNNANVGGWYMNRGQEQLVIRGTGWFNSGEAGLADIRQVPVKTVDGTVVTIEDVAKVSLGSEIRQGAVTMTRRDAQGNIENLGEVVSGIVLKRMGANTKATIDGISARIPMINQALPEGVRFEPFYDQADLITKAVDTVVQALALAFIFIAIVLALFLMNLRATFLVLISIPISIAIALMVMSWIGLSANLMSLGGIAVAIGMLVDGSVVMVENMFKHLNRPDSTHYKNAQARTLGTDADPHDVEHDKEGIPLRLKEAGKEVARPVFFAASIILVVFTPLFSFEGVEAKLFQPMAISIILAVISAILVALFVVPALATFMFNKGVKERESFVLKPLDKLYRKGLKAAMKHTKVVIIASLLLLVGAASLIPQIGTEFVPELEEGTINLRATLAPSASLETALSVAPILEEKLMEFPEVEYTLSRIGRAEIGGDPEPVNNIEIYIGLKPVSEWTSAKNRVELQGLMEEKLEQFPGLLLNFSQPIATRVDELLSGVKAQLAIKLFGPELDMLASKGQEIEAAIKQIDGARDVALEQIAGEAQLVIKPKRQQLSRFGLSVGDVMEVVKNGIGGVSAGQIINGNERYDIYVRIEEKYRDNQEAIADLRIQSPTGAWVRLGDIATVSFESGPPQVRRDDVQRRVVIQANVQGRDMGSVVSDIRAVIDSKVDLPAGYSVVIGGQFENQQRAQQRLSVVVPLSLALIALLLYFAFGSVGQAMLILVNVPLAVIGGIFSLYISGQYLSVPSSVGFITLFGVAVLNGVVMVESINQLVKDGIDTSKAVFDGAVSRLRPVLMTAITSALGLIPMLMSNGVGAEIQRPLASVIVGGLVTATLLTLFVLPVLYAWFSKAKIKDLRD
- a CDS encoding diacylglycerol kinase → MGTKQKPTGIKRIYLAAGHSLRAFKWLIANEAAFKQEFWLSVLLVVGCLFFPFSLFEYVFLWCALLFVLLAEIFNTAIEAVVDRIGAEIHPLSGLAKDLGSLAVMVSVIIATLIWAGVFIQHLSL
- a CDS encoding phosphatase PAP2 family protein: MNLSKHLLYSMYALTLIAFLFETTNSDIWLQNLLFNASNQTWLIDKYEEPYRFIFYLLPKYSIILLALSLIAFYVIACRRKYSKHFQKRLLVVIFSLMLVPSVIGGLKATTNGACPAQLELYGGDVPYVKAFELMPESFESTKKYKCFPAGHASGGFALMSLFFLFYRPKYQCIAIAFAVSTGWIMGSYKMAIGDHFLSHTLTTMTLSWLIICLIAAVVFRTLHFPNSKPNAKNSQQEPINGY
- the tnpC gene encoding IS66 family transposase; this translates as MKNELALKQRIAELEKLLAQKDAQIAALEERWSLAQQKQFGKSAEGFAGQGELFNEVEEIVEEVEAEQQSISYTRKKPVRKPLPKDLPREQVIHDIIDKTCDCCGGELHKMGEDKSEKLEFIPAKIKVIEHIRPKYACRHCDKSSTQTQIKQASMPAMPINKGIATSSLLSQLITSKYQYGLPLYRQEAMFKQYGIELSRQTMSSWIDKSATLFAPLVERLKAELLRQPTLFADETPLKVVKSDKVNSYMWVYCSGRDSPDPNNPIPNIVLYDFHNSRAAACVVNYLDGYQGYLHVDGYQAYARTEATLIGCWAHARRKFIDAKKLQGKNKTGKADVVLSLIQKLYGVESRIKDKSVDDKYTARQEVSLPILSKLKIWLEQDQPNLVGNSKLIEAANYLANQWHKLIRYVDDGRLSIDNNRAERAVKPFVIGRKNWLFSQTANGAHASATLYSIVETAKINGLIPFNYICACLDELCQPEPDIDSLLPWNFKT
- a CDS encoding cation diffusion facilitator family transporter, translating into MSNNNHTHSHAHNHDGKLSMAVFINILLTVAQVIGGVLSGSLSLIADALHNLSDAGAIVIAIVARKIARKPANSQMTFGFKRAEIIGALINSTTLIILGIYLIYAAVEKYFNPQPIDGWIVVWIATIALVIDSITAWLTYQAGAKNNLNLRAAFIHNLSDAFASVVVIVAGSLIILYQWYVVDLLATILISVYVVYHGIILAKQSIRILMQAVPVDIDIDKICKDIESMENVEKVRHIHVWQLDDSEVYLETSVNLKTMEQFQDLKPIKDLLAAQYGIHHSTIEVVVGNTLQMENCFELE